A region from the Schistocerca serialis cubense isolate TAMUIC-IGC-003099 chromosome 1, iqSchSeri2.2, whole genome shotgun sequence genome encodes:
- the LOC126418369 gene encoding 52 kDa repressor of the inhibitor of the protein kinase-like, which translates to MTGIRKFFVPHKRMKTTNESGGVEEDTVYDEVSQEKVLADETMDIAGTEQFSLSVRYFDLATNVVREDFLGFTPLATLDAKHISNTIISTLSAWGFNLDKMVEQGYDGCSTMAGKIGGVQKIIAEKYPKARFCHCASHRLNLVVNDLNTLPEVKNAIGTVKEGISFFRVSMQRKALVGNLQKQCEARWSEKHKSIRKFNDKFLETVEALAILHKEGDRETRQKAWQLYCTLTSPTFIVTLKVIAKYSAKLEPVANILQSVNINLVEVSEHIQGM; encoded by the exons ATGACCGGTATACGTAAGTTTTTTGTacctcataagcgaatgaaaactacAAATGAAAGTGGAGGTGTCGAAGAAGATACTGTCTATGATGAGGTATCACAGGAAAAGG TTTTGGCAGACGAAACAATGGATATTGCAGGCACAGAACAATTTTCTCTTTCTGTACGCTATTTTGACCTTGCAACTAATGTTGTCAGAGAAGACTTCCTTGGATTTACACCATTAGCAACGTTAGATGCAAAACATATCTCCAACACAATAATATCTACTTTATCTGCTTGGGGTTTTAATCTAGATAAAATGGTAGAACAAGGCTATGACGGGTGCAGTACGATGGCCGGTAAAATTGGCGGAGTGCAGAAGATAATTGCTGAGAAATATCCCAAGGCTCGCTTCTGTCATTGTGCTAGCCATAGACTTAATTTAGTTGTGAATGATTTGAACACCTTACCAGAGGTTAAAAATGCCATTGGTACTGTCAAAGAAGGAATTTCTTTTTTCCGGGTGAGCATGCAAAGGAAAGCCCTAGTTGGGAACCTTCAAAAACAGTGTGAGGCACGCTGGTCTGAGAAGCATAAGTCTATAAGGAAATTTAATGATAAGTTTTTAGAAACTGTTGAAGcattagcaattttacataaagaAGGAGATCGTGAAACTAGGCAGAAAGCCTGGCAACTTTACTGCACACTTACTTCTCCAACATTTATTGTTACATTAAAAGTCATAGCAAAATATTCAGCCAAACTAGAACCTGTTGCCAATATCCTACAATCAGTAAACATTAACTTAGTAGAAGTTTCAGAACACATTCAAGGAATGTAA